Genomic segment of Streptomyces sp. NA02950:
TCGAAGCGCCAGTCCGGACCGACGGTGCCACTGAACCGGATCCGCTTGAGGGACTGGGCCGCCATCTGGGCCAGCTCCTTGTTGTCGACCACCGACGCACATGCCGTCATCCCCCGCGTGCGGCGGCCAGGACCGCAATGGCTCCCCCCGGCTGTGTGTGACCCCATGCAGGGCGCTACTTCGGAATGACTGCCTCCAGCAAGAACTGTCCGGACATCGCCGGCGCTTCGGGCAGCATCCGGCACCCCCTCCTCCGACGCCCCTCGCGCCGTAGGGTGTGGCCTGGCCACCACGGTGACGAGGAGAAGGCGAGGCAGCATCCATGCCGCAGCGAAGCCCGCTCGATCTGCCCGAAGGAGATCCCTTCGGGCCGCACAATCTCCCCTATGGCGTCTTCACCACGCCGCACGCGCCGCATCTGCGCAGGATCGGTGTGCGCTACGGGAGTCATGTGCTGGACGCGGGAGCCGCGGCGGCCGCCACCGCCTCGCCGCACGCCGAACTGCTGGGCGCCGCCTCGCTCAACCCGCTGATGGCCGCGGGCCGCCCGGTCTGGCAGGCGGTCCGCGCCGAGCTGCTCGACTGGCTGACCAACCCGGCGCACCGGCCGACCATCGAGCCGCTGATGCACCCCCTCACCACCCTCGCCCTCCACCTCCCGATCGAGGTGGCCGACTACGCCGATTTCTACGCGAGCGAGCACCACGCCGCCAATGTGGGGCGGATGTTCCGCCCGGACGGCGACGCGCTCACCCCCAACTGGAAGCACATGCCGATCGGCTACCACGGCCGGGCCGGCACGGTCCTGGTCTCCGGCACCCCGATCGTGCGCCCCCAGGGCCAGCATCTGCCGTCCGCCCCGCCCGCGGCGTCCCCGGCCACACCCTCCACACCTCATGCGTCCTCCCCCACTCCGGTCTTCGGCCCCTCCCTGCGCCTCGACTTCGAAGCGGAGGTGGCTTTCGTCGTCGGCGCCCCTTCCCCTTTGAATACACCGGTGCCGCTCTCCGGGTTCCAGGACCACGTCTTCGGTCTGTGTCTGCTCAACGACTGGTCCGCCCGCGACATCCAGAGCTGGGAGTACCGTCCGCTCGGCCCCTTCCTCGGCAAGTCCTTCGCCACCTCCCTCGCCGCCTGGATCACCCCGCTGGACGCCCTCGCCCCGGCCCGTACCGCCCCGCCCGCCCGCGATCTCCCGCTGCTGCCCTACCTCGACGACTCCGCCGCCGAGCCCGGCGGCCTCGACCTGCGCATCGAGGTCGCCGTCAACGGCCACACCATCTCCCGCCCGCCGTTCTCCACCATGTACTGGACCGCCGCCCAGCAGCTGGCCCATATGACCGTGAACGGCGCCTCGCTGCGCACCGGCGATGTCTTCGCCTCCGGCACGGTCAGCGGCCCGCGCCCCACCGAGCGCGGCTGTCTGCTCGAACTCACCTGGGCCGGACGCGATCCGGTGCGGCTGCCCGACGGTAGCCGCACCTTCCTGGAGGACGGCGACGAAGTGACCCTCACCGCCTGGGCACCGGGCCCGCACGGCGCCCGCATCGGTCTGGGTGAGGTGACCGGCCACGTCGTTCCGGCGACCCCCTGAGCGGCTGCTACGTTGTCGTGCCCCTGCCCTAACAACCGAGGAGATGTGCGTGATCAAGGCAGTGAGCGTCGCCGGAACGGTGGCCGCGGCCGCCCTGCTGCTGACGGCCTGCGGCAGCGACAGCGACGACGGGAAGAAGGACACCTCCAAGGACACCCCGTCGGCCTCGCAGTCCAGCGCCCCGGCGGAGGGGGGCGCGGGCGCCCAGCTGACCGGCGCCTACGTCGCCAAGAGCGGCAACGAGACGCTGGTGCTGTCCATCAGCGGCGAGAAGGCGGCCCTGGTCGCGGGCAAGCACACCTGCTCCGGTGAGTACACCGACACCGGTGAGAAGAGGCTGATGCTCAAGTGCAGCGACGGCAACGCCGACCGCACCATGGGCAAGGTGGCCCCGAGCGGGGACGGCAAGACGCTCACCGTCGACTGGGAGGCGCTCTCGGAGAACGACACCTTCACCAAGGCGGCCTCCCCGAAGGACCTCCCGACCGGGCTTCCCACCTCGGTGCCCTCCGGTCTGCCGACCGGTATGCCCGACCTCCCCACCAGCTGAGGCGACCGCACCCAGCGGCACCCGCGGCACCACGACCGCGTCCCCGAGCCCCCCGGCGAAAGCGCCGGGGGGCTCGCCGCGTAGTGGCAGATCTTGCGACAAGAAGAACAAAGCCGCAGGTCAGGGCGGTATCGAAGACGCCGTCAAGTGGCGCAACACTTCGGCAACACCATCGCGGCGACCCCCTCGGTATGGTCCGAACACAACCCGCCGTCCACCCAGCACACCTCGGAGTCGGCCGATGCCAGCCGAACGCACCCGCGACCGCACCCGCGAGCACGCCCCGCCGGTCGCCGCCGCGCGCCGCCGCAGGCTCCGCGCCGACCAGGCGCGGCAACTCGCCGATCTGCTCCGCCACCAGGTCCTCACCGGCGGCTTTCCCCGGGGTGTGCTGCCGCTGGAGGACGCGCTCGGCGCGGACTACGGCGCCTCCCGCAACACCGTGCGCCAGGCGCTCGACCTGCTGCGCGCCGAACGCCTGGTGGAGCGGCTGCCGGGGGTGGGGACGGTGGTCGTGGGCGAGAAGTACCGGCACGGCCTCGACCGGCTGATGGGGCTGGCCGAGACCC
This window contains:
- the fahA gene encoding fumarylacetoacetase, producing MPQRSPLDLPEGDPFGPHNLPYGVFTTPHAPHLRRIGVRYGSHVLDAGAAAAATASPHAELLGAASLNPLMAAGRPVWQAVRAELLDWLTNPAHRPTIEPLMHPLTTLALHLPIEVADYADFYASEHHAANVGRMFRPDGDALTPNWKHMPIGYHGRAGTVLVSGTPIVRPQGQHLPSAPPAASPATPSTPHASSPTPVFGPSLRLDFEAEVAFVVGAPSPLNTPVPLSGFQDHVFGLCLLNDWSARDIQSWEYRPLGPFLGKSFATSLAAWITPLDALAPARTAPPARDLPLLPYLDDSAAEPGGLDLRIEVAVNGHTISRPPFSTMYWTAAQQLAHMTVNGASLRTGDVFASGTVSGPRPTERGCLLELTWAGRDPVRLPDGSRTFLEDGDEVTLTAWAPGPHGARIGLGEVTGHVVPATP